The Flavobacterium commune genome contains a region encoding:
- a CDS encoding LamG-like jellyroll fold domain-containing protein produces the protein MEHLYSKKTNLHFYLILLFILLGFSIKTEAQTVTSPQVNFTQRTAAATPAKTIYNIKGDFTMLGNTNLTLSNYSINSDNQGQSMKYVDIDGDSNTWNSSMATMELSNGGENSALQNCSTVIFAGLYWTGRSQNTDTFTVSKETALESSKNVTHNATTNITNTNYKLTITRGGSSNDFYPIYTFTNSFGNTYAFHFTNNNGGNRVKLSINGGSLNNISVSYNSGVATFSTPYSLPLDGTVLKINSITRNTSQTLSEAQYQDASNSIANVQVFNSINKNYDKKVISLKGPGASSYTTVTANSNVYFPGTSYGGIFVGYQEVTDYVKTHGPGAYSVADIALVEGSNGSDAQNPGYSGGWTMVVIYENPVMKSRAVTLFDGYAYINGLLNGVGEFGNIPISGFTTVDSGDVNMKLGVMAAEGDRNLTGDYLAVQKLNADPNTYNATNYLTLNHAGNTTNNFFNSSIFPQPAVGASNPILQNNTGVDFSMFTIPNAGNTVIGNNQTSTNFRFGSTSEVYTIFGFAMSVDSYVPEPKGLISVNSINNVTNPPVLSALPGQAINYSLNISNSGTEATNNTIVTIPIPNTAVFSPGSTIVTHTYNGFTTSNLPYYDSGSNSIIWNLGTLPITAGHPEYIYADLSFDLNVTDNCIIILNEGCSPEVSLETGYITAIGAISGTSTTEYFFQGYDNSECAKPIDGSIIVDIDGSSCLSALAGDDQIASCGLESVQLAATAGATGNWSIISGPAGGGELFSNSTSPTSEFFSPNNGVYTLRWTVSGGGECPDVSDDVQITLNPCNYLDFDGTDDNVNFKDNFNLSNGSFSIEVWVKSEATNGNIQTILSKRNASNLNDGYDLRLVNNTLSFNWNNGNSISSNYAISTGRWYHVAVTFDGSNYNLYVDGVSVRNAVAGTNPIANNNAKFILGAMAQNTVFPYNPIHFFSGWTQELRIWNLALTDAQIRQMMNQKIQNDNNTVMGATVPLAIPGLTWSNLEGYYQMVQATDLSNGYLLDISTNTRNGRLLNIYTPQPETAPLPYTSILDGTWESSNTWTHGDVWNIPNTTAVDNSSYIDWNIVKTDNNITTAGNKTVLGLLVSSNTLTANSDNKIEISHYLKLNGKIDLVNKSQLVQTQGSILDTNSSGSIERDQQGQSNLFNYNYWSAPVGTINTTTNNQNYTVASVMKDGTTTTPRNIQWVSGYNGSPTSPISIARYWLYKFDNYANAYANWVQMNENSTVRVGQGYTMKGSGAGTTTQNYTFVGKPNNGLINTNSVSANQLLLAGNPYPCSLDSEAFINDNNNSITGTIYYWEHYATNNTHVLRDYQGGYATRNLTGGVAPSSANVDFISKLGTPSRGIPNRFIPVGQAFFVVGKAASGGTIIYDNNQRSFHKEDDAANSNVMYKISNTAKLTSTTTSRSNENDVVVDSKYKKIRLGFNSRNDYHRQILLGFIDNKATNEMDFGYDAFNMDRLPNDMYFLCQENALVIQGVGTFDRFASYPLGVKIDAEGIVKFMIDDLENFDANQPIYIYDNLTNTYNNIKGSNFEINLPAGTNKTRFSLRFFNPAVDTIVPEPEPEPETNADLTIIHIQKSNNININNQIKDCRVQKIRLYNDIALEVDNWKIEENRNQSNIQVHIKKTKPGVYIVKVETTKGEFTKKILIE, from the coding sequence ATGGAACACCTTTACTCAAAAAAAACAAACCTCCATTTTTATTTAATACTCCTCTTTATTTTGTTAGGTTTTTCTATCAAAACGGAGGCGCAAACGGTTACATCACCTCAGGTAAATTTTACACAAAGAACTGCTGCGGCCACTCCTGCAAAAACCATTTATAATATAAAAGGAGACTTCACCATGTTAGGGAATACTAACTTAACCCTTTCAAACTATTCTATAAATAGTGACAACCAAGGACAATCAATGAAATATGTTGATATCGACGGCGATAGCAATACTTGGAATTCTTCTATGGCAACCATGGAACTTTCTAATGGAGGGGAAAATAGCGCCCTCCAAAATTGTTCTACTGTCATTTTTGCTGGTCTGTATTGGACTGGAAGATCACAAAATACAGATACATTTACGGTTTCAAAAGAAACAGCTTTGGAATCTTCAAAAAATGTAACCCACAATGCAACTACAAACATCACAAATACTAATTATAAATTAACTATAACTAGAGGAGGATCTTCTAATGATTTTTATCCAATTTATACTTTTACAAATTCTTTTGGAAACACCTATGCTTTTCATTTCACCAATAATAATGGAGGAAACAGAGTAAAACTTTCTATAAACGGAGGATCGTTAAATAATATATCTGTATCTTATAATTCAGGAGTAGCAACATTTAGTACGCCTTACTCTTTACCCTTAGATGGCACAGTATTAAAAATCAACAGTATAACCAGAAATACATCTCAAACATTATCAGAAGCCCAATATCAAGACGCTTCAAATTCAATAGCAAATGTTCAAGTTTTTAACTCTATAAATAAAAATTACGACAAAAAAGTAATTTCACTAAAAGGTCCTGGTGCTTCTTCATACACCACGGTAACAGCCAATTCCAATGTTTATTTCCCCGGAACATCTTATGGCGGAATATTTGTGGGCTATCAGGAAGTTACTGATTATGTAAAAACTCATGGCCCTGGAGCCTATAGCGTAGCTGATATTGCTCTAGTTGAAGGAAGTAATGGTTCTGATGCCCAAAACCCAGGATATTCAGGAGGATGGACTATGGTAGTTATATATGAAAATCCCGTGATGAAAAGTCGTGCGGTAACTCTTTTTGATGGATATGCCTATATAAACGGACTACTAAATGGAGTTGGGGAATTTGGAAACATCCCTATTTCAGGATTCACCACAGTAGATTCTGGTGATGTAAATATGAAACTGGGGGTAATGGCAGCTGAAGGTGATAGAAATTTAACAGGCGATTATCTGGCTGTACAAAAATTAAACGCAGACCCAAATACCTACAACGCCACAAACTATTTAACCCTAAATCACGCAGGAAACACAACAAACAACTTCTTCAATTCTTCTATATTTCCTCAGCCAGCGGTTGGAGCTAGTAATCCTATTTTACAAAACAATACCGGAGTGGATTTTAGCATGTTTACTATTCCAAATGCAGGAAATACAGTTATTGGAAACAACCAAACCTCTACCAATTTTAGATTTGGATCCACTTCCGAAGTCTATACAATTTTTGGTTTTGCCATGTCGGTTGACTCTTATGTTCCGGAACCTAAAGGTTTAATAAGCGTCAACTCAATCAATAATGTTACGAATCCTCCTGTCTTAAGTGCTTTGCCCGGACAGGCCATCAACTATTCTTTAAACATCAGTAACAGCGGAACCGAAGCCACCAACAATACGATAGTAACTATCCCTATTCCTAATACAGCCGTTTTCTCTCCGGGAAGTACTATTGTAACCCACACTTACAATGGTTTCACGACAAGCAATTTACCTTATTATGATTCAGGCTCTAACAGTATCATCTGGAATCTAGGTACCTTACCTATAACCGCTGGTCATCCGGAATACATTTACGCCGACTTGAGCTTCGATCTTAATGTAACTGATAATTGTATTATCATTTTAAACGAAGGCTGCAGTCCCGAAGTATCACTGGAAACAGGATATATTACAGCTATTGGTGCTATTTCAGGAACTTCTACAACCGAATATTTCTTTCAGGGTTATGATAATTCCGAATGCGCTAAACCTATTGACGGATCGATTATAGTTGACATAGATGGTAGTTCTTGTTTATCAGCATTAGCAGGAGACGACCAAATAGCTTCATGTGGTTTAGAATCAGTACAACTAGCTGCAACAGCAGGAGCAACAGGAAACTGGTCTATCATAAGCGGCCCTGCTGGTGGAGGAGAGCTTTTTTCAAACAGCACTAGTCCGACTTCAGAATTTTTTAGTCCTAATAATGGTGTATATACCTTGAGATGGACTGTTTCAGGTGGTGGTGAATGTCCTGATGTTAGTGATGATGTACAAATAACATTAAATCCATGCAACTATCTTGACTTTGACGGAACAGATGATAATGTTAACTTTAAAGATAATTTTAATTTAAGCAATGGTTCTTTCAGTATCGAAGTTTGGGTAAAATCAGAAGCTACAAATGGAAATATTCAAACTATTTTGTCTAAACGAAATGCTTCCAACTTAAACGATGGTTACGATTTAAGATTAGTTAATAACACTCTTTCATTCAACTGGAACAACGGAAATTCGATTAGTTCTAACTATGCTATCAGCACAGGAAGATGGTATCATGTTGCCGTAACTTTTGATGGAAGTAATTACAATCTTTATGTTGACGGTGTAAGTGTACGTAATGCTGTAGCCGGAACAAACCCAATTGCTAATAACAATGCCAAATTTATACTGGGAGCCATGGCACAAAATACGGTTTTCCCATACAATCCTATTCATTTCTTTAGCGGATGGACACAGGAATTACGCATTTGGAATTTAGCATTAACCGATGCACAAATACGCCAAATGATGAATCAAAAAATTCAAAACGATAATAATACCGTTATGGGAGCAACAGTTCCTTTAGCTATTCCCGGATTAACCTGGTCTAATTTAGAAGGTTACTACCAAATGGTTCAAGCAACCGATTTAAGCAATGGCTACTTATTAGATATTTCAACTAATACCCGAAATGGAAGATTATTAAACATCTATACACCCCAACCCGAAACAGCCCCCCTTCCCTATACTTCTATTTTAGACGGAACATGGGAATCCAGTAATACCTGGACACACGGCGATGTTTGGAACATTCCTAATACCACAGCAGTTGATAATAGCAGCTATATTGACTGGAACATTGTTAAAACAGATAATAATATTACAACTGCAGGAAATAAAACTGTATTAGGATTATTAGTTAGCAGCAATACCTTAACTGCAAATAGTGATAACAAAATAGAAATTTCACATTATTTAAAATTAAATGGTAAAATTGATTTGGTAAACAAATCTCAATTAGTACAAACCCAAGGAAGTATTTTGGATACCAACAGTAGCGGCTCAATAGAAAGAGACCAGCAAGGACAATCAAACTTATTTAATTATAACTATTGGAGCGCTCCGGTAGGCACAATAAACACGACTACCAATAATCAAAATTATACTGTTGCAAGTGTTATGAAAGACGGTACAACTACTACTCCAAGGAACATTCAATGGGTTAGCGGTTACAATGGTTCTCCTACAAGTCCTATAAGTATTGCTCGTTATTGGCTTTACAAATTTGATAATTATGCCAATGCTTATGCTAATTGGGTTCAAATGAACGAAAATTCAACAGTCAGAGTTGGACAAGGTTACACTATGAAAGGTAGCGGTGCAGGCACTACAACTCAAAACTACACTTTTGTGGGTAAACCTAACAACGGACTAATTAACACTAATTCAGTAAGTGCAAACCAATTATTATTAGCCGGAAATCCATATCCATGTTCGCTTGATAGCGAAGCATTTATTAACGACAATAACAATTCAATAACAGGAACTATTTACTATTGGGAACATTATGCTACTAATAACACTCATGTTTTAAGAGATTATCAAGGAGGCTATGCGACTCGAAATTTAACCGGAGGTGTAGCTCCATCATCAGCTAATGTAGATTTCATTAGTAAGTTAGGAACTCCATCAAGAGGAATTCCTAATCGTTTTATTCCGGTAGGACAAGCTTTCTTTGTAGTAGGGAAAGCAGCTAGCGGAGGAACAATCATATATGATAACAATCAAAGAAGTTTCCATAAAGAAGATGATGCTGCTAATTCTAATGTTATGTATAAAATTAGTAACACGGCTAAATTAACTTCAACCACTACTTCAAGATCCAATGAAAATGATGTGGTAGTTGATTCTAAATACAAAAAAATCCGTCTGGGCTTTAACTCTCGCAACGATTACCATAGACAAATTTTACTGGGTTTTATAGATAACAAAGCAACAAACGAAATGGATTTTGGTTATGACGCTTTCAATATGGACAGACTACCGAATGATATGTATTTTTTATGTCAGGAAAACGCCTTAGTTATCCAGGGAGTAGGTACTTTTGACCGATTTGCTTCCTATCCGCTTGGTGTAAAAATTGATGCCGAAGGAATTGTAAAATTCATGATTGATGATTTGGAAAATTTCGATGCAAACCAGCCTATTTATATTTACGATAATTTAACCAATACTTACAACAATATTAAAGGTAGTAATTTTGAAATCAATCTCCCTGCCGGAACAAATAAAACCCGATTTTCATTGCGCTTTTTTAATCCTGCTGTGGATACAATAGTTCCTGAACCAGAGCCAGAACCTGAAACAAATGCTGATTTAACGATTATTCACATTCAAAAATCAAACAATATCAACATTAATAATCAAATTAAAGATTGTAGAGTTCAAAAAATAAGACTTTACAATGACATCGCTCTTGAAGTTGATAATTGGAAAATAGAAGAAAACAGAAATCAATCCAACATACAAGTTCACATCAAAAAAACAAAGCCAGGTGTTTACATTGTAAAAGTTGAAACTACAAAAGGCGAATTCACTAAAAAAATTCTTATTGAATAA
- a CDS encoding ribulose-bisphosphate carboxylase large subunit family protein produces the protein MERIFAEYYIETPYAVEQAAAVLAGEQSSGTFVSVPGETAELKQRFAARVENIEILDSADEPSIPGNSIPGKKYQRAKVKVSWSIENFGYNLPVLISTLQGNLYEISQFTGLKLMDFDVPDSFKNKYRGPQFGIKGSKLSCGVSDRPMIGTIIKPSVGMSPDETAALVKTLIDAGIDFIKDDELMGSTANSLFDDRVNVIMKVINNHAQKTGKKVMYAFNISDEIDEMQRKYDLIKKHEGTCAMISINSVGLSATKKICDQGDLVIHGHRNGWGMLNRHPLLGIEFPAYQKIWRMAGVDQMHVNGIQNKFWESDDSVVTSIQSCLKPFIGENNPLPVVSSGQWGGQAPETYRRTQTTDLLYMAGGGILAHPMGATAGVNALQQAWKAAVNGLSVEEAALQYPEFAASVKKFSK, from the coding sequence ATGGAAAGAATTTTTGCAGAATACTACATCGAAACCCCTTATGCAGTAGAACAAGCCGCAGCAGTATTGGCCGGCGAACAATCATCGGGAACTTTTGTATCCGTTCCGGGAGAAACCGCCGAGCTCAAACAACGCTTTGCTGCCCGCGTAGAAAATATTGAAATATTAGATTCGGCTGATGAACCTTCGATTCCGGGAAACAGCATTCCAGGAAAAAAATACCAAAGAGCTAAAGTTAAGGTGAGTTGGTCGATTGAGAATTTCGGTTATAATTTGCCTGTGCTTATTAGTACTTTACAAGGAAATCTATACGAAATCAGTCAGTTTACAGGTTTAAAACTAATGGATTTTGATGTTCCTGATTCTTTTAAAAATAAATACAGAGGACCACAATTTGGAATCAAAGGTTCTAAATTGTCTTGCGGTGTGAGTGACAGACCTATGATTGGTACTATTATTAAACCAAGTGTAGGAATGAGTCCTGATGAAACTGCTGCTTTAGTTAAAACATTAATTGACGCTGGTATCGATTTTATCAAGGATGATGAATTGATGGGATCTACCGCAAACTCTCTTTTTGACGACCGTGTAAACGTTATCATGAAGGTAATTAACAATCATGCGCAAAAAACTGGTAAGAAAGTAATGTATGCATTCAACATCAGCGACGAAATTGACGAAATGCAACGAAAATACGATTTGATCAAAAAACACGAAGGAACTTGCGCCATGATTAGCATCAATAGCGTGGGATTGAGTGCTACCAAGAAAATTTGTGACCAGGGTGATTTGGTTATCCACGGACACAGAAATGGTTGGGGAATGTTAAACCGTCATCCGTTACTGGGAATTGAATTCCCGGCTTATCAAAAAATATGGCGTATGGCCGGTGTTGACCAAATGCACGTTAACGGAATCCAGAATAAATTCTGGGAATCCGATGATTCAGTGGTGACTTCTATACAATCGTGCTTAAAACCATTTATTGGTGAAAACAATCCTTTACCGGTAGTTTCTTCAGGACAATGGGGCGGACAGGCACCGGAAACCTATAGAAGAACCCAAACTACCGATTTATTGTATATGGCAGGTGGCGGAATTTTAGCACATCCTATGGGAGCAACAGCGGGGGTAAATGCCCTGCAACAAGCCTGGAAAGCTGCCGTTAATGGCTTATCTGTAGAAGAAGCCGCATTACAATATCCTGAATTTGCAGCATCAGTAAAAAAATTCTCGAAATAA
- a CDS encoding four-carbon acid sugar kinase family protein, with protein sequence MKEHPLLLAYYGDDFTGSTDALEFLTLAGIKTVLFLRHPLHKDLELFPGIQAIGLAGKSRSMSPLEMEGELYPAFETLKDFFPEQVHYKVCSTFDSAPHVGNIGKAIEIGSEVFNQKTTLISPAAPHLGRYCAFGNLFARMGTTGNGEIHRIDRHPSMSKHPVTPADEADLRLHLAKQTSKTIDLINLNTIEAGTAAILDEIKNKEEKEILFFDGLNHGHLKTIGEVFHHLAKEKTVFSVGSSGVEMALGLAWKDEKIINNQFEFKHPGEAAPLLVISGSCSPVTGSQIEYALTNGFEGIALESKVMHHDHQEQSIADVAAAIIAKLKERQNTILHTSIGTNDPRIAETEDYLKHSGLNHKEIQKQSSKIYGRVLGQIIKEVLKSIKVQRILFAGGDTSSYAASELGIFALEMIAPLAPGAPLCKAISEDEHVNGLELNFKGGQVGAPDYFIKVLKGEKLS encoded by the coding sequence ATGAAAGAACATCCTTTATTATTGGCATACTATGGAGATGATTTCACAGGCTCCACGGATGCTTTGGAATTCCTGACTTTAGCCGGTATAAAAACCGTTCTTTTTCTTCGTCATCCCCTTCACAAAGATTTAGAACTATTCCCCGGTATCCAGGCTATTGGTTTAGCAGGAAAAAGCCGTTCGATGTCTCCGTTAGAAATGGAAGGCGAATTGTATCCTGCATTCGAAACACTGAAAGACTTTTTCCCGGAGCAGGTTCATTACAAGGTTTGCTCGACTTTTGATTCGGCACCACACGTTGGAAATATTGGCAAGGCCATCGAAATAGGGAGCGAGGTTTTTAATCAAAAAACGACCTTAATCTCCCCTGCCGCACCACATTTGGGCAGGTATTGTGCGTTTGGGAATTTATTTGCCCGAATGGGAACCACCGGAAATGGAGAAATCCATCGCATTGACCGTCACCCTTCGATGAGTAAACATCCCGTTACTCCTGCCGATGAAGCCGACCTGAGATTACATTTGGCAAAGCAAACTTCAAAAACCATAGATCTTATCAACCTCAACACCATTGAGGCGGGTACAGCAGCTATTTTAGACGAAATTAAAAACAAAGAAGAAAAAGAGATTCTATTTTTTGATGGATTGAATCATGGCCATTTAAAAACCATTGGGGAAGTTTTTCATCACTTAGCTAAAGAAAAAACCGTTTTTTCTGTAGGTTCATCGGGAGTCGAAATGGCATTGGGATTAGCCTGGAAAGATGAAAAGATAATTAACAACCAATTTGAATTCAAACATCCTGGTGAGGCCGCTCCCCTGCTTGTTATTTCGGGTAGTTGTTCGCCTGTAACGGGAAGCCAAATAGAATATGCCCTGACAAATGGTTTTGAAGGCATTGCTTTAGAAAGCAAGGTCATGCATCACGACCATCAGGAACAAAGCATTGCCGATGTTGCGGCAGCAATTATTGCTAAACTAAAAGAAAGACAAAATACTATTTTACACACCAGCATTGGGACTAACGACCCCAGAATTGCTGAAACCGAAGATTATTTAAAACACAGCGGTCTAAACCATAAAGAAATCCAAAAACAAAGCAGTAAAATTTACGGTCGTGTTTTAGGACAGATTATCAAAGAAGTTTTAAAGTCTATAAAAGTGCAAAGAATCCTTTTTGCCGGTGGCGATACTTCGAGTTATGCCGCATCCGAATTAGGAATTTTTGCCTTAGAAATGATTGCGCCATTAGCCCCCGGAGCACCGCTTTGCAAAGCCATTTCGGAAGATGAACATGTAAACGGATTAGAATTAAATTTTAAAGGAGGCCAGGTAGGCGCTCCAGACTATTTTATAAAAGTATTAAAAGGAGAAAAATTATCATGA
- a CDS encoding aspartate/glutamate racemase family protein: MKAKTLGFVHTSATLVPLFQQLSSEHLSGVETFNIVDDSLIKDVIKKGKLMPNTAARVVNHVKAAEEAGADVILVTCSSIGVAIETAATLCTVPVIRVDQAMADEAVQISDKIGVIATLPTTLEPTSDLVRRRALAAGKNVNIVSKLCDGAFEALMSGDAAKHDEMVAKALKELMQEVGVIVLAQASMARVVDGLSDAEKVVPILASPGIAMKKLAEIYF, translated from the coding sequence ATGAAAGCAAAAACATTAGGATTCGTCCACACCTCAGCAACCCTAGTACCCTTATTTCAGCAACTGAGTTCGGAGCATTTAAGTGGCGTAGAAACCTTCAACATAGTAGATGACAGCCTAATTAAAGATGTTATTAAAAAAGGAAAACTAATGCCTAATACGGCAGCCAGAGTGGTAAACCACGTAAAAGCAGCCGAAGAAGCGGGAGCCGATGTGATTTTGGTAACCTGTTCTTCCATTGGCGTAGCCATAGAAACAGCAGCCACTTTATGTACTGTTCCTGTAATCAGAGTAGATCAGGCCATGGCTGACGAAGCCGTACAAATAAGTGATAAAATAGGTGTAATTGCTACCTTGCCTACTACGCTGGAACCAACGAGTGATTTGGTACGAAGAAGAGCCTTGGCAGCAGGAAAAAATGTGAACATTGTTTCTAAATTATGTGATGGCGCTTTCGAAGCCCTGATGAGTGGCGATGCGGCAAAACATGACGAAATGGTTGCCAAAGCCTTAAAAGAATTGATGCAGGAAGTAGGTGTTATTGTTTTGGCACAGGCTTCAATGGCACGTGTGGTTGATGGTTTAAGCGATGCTGAAAAAGTAGTTCCTATCTTAGCCAGTCCGGGAATTGCAATGAAAAAATTAGCCGAAATTTACTTTTAA
- a CDS encoding bile acid:sodium symporter family protein: MRKFFLWASPILFILAAIGWYSQMDNIWKISLITAFSSLAIGIGHSKLLSGYQYTFWIITAVCAGLIYPQTFLHIGSIDLRNKWLILIIIQLVMFGMGTQMSIEDFTGIRKSGKGVIIGLLGHFTIMPITGFILAKTFHFEPEIAAGIILIGSCSSGLASNVMTYIAKGNLVLSVTVTAISTLAAPVMTPFLMKIFAGTMVEVQFFNMMMEIIKIVLVPLAAAMIHDILKNYGETARKRIDFLTILSAIWLITLFFFSNSLSYETDSTVGHLIEISCFIAGAFLVGKAYHLVYKAYPKIDSLMPYFSMFGIIYFTLVTTAAGRDNLIQIGFILFLVAILHNSAGYFFGYYLSRICGLDKSSSRTIAFEVGLQNGGMASGLAGSMGKLATVGLASAVFSPWMNVSGSLLANYWRKKAEVEETTQTSLVNS, translated from the coding sequence ATGCGTAAATTTTTTCTTTGGGCCAGTCCTATCTTATTTATCCTTGCTGCTATTGGTTGGTATTCCCAAATGGACAACATTTGGAAAATTAGTTTAATTACCGCTTTTTCGAGTTTAGCCATTGGCATTGGACACAGCAAACTCTTGAGTGGTTACCAATACACTTTTTGGATTATCACTGCGGTTTGTGCAGGATTGATTTACCCGCAAACCTTTTTACATATTGGTTCGATAGATTTACGCAACAAATGGCTCATACTAATCATCATCCAGTTGGTAATGTTTGGGATGGGAACCCAAATGAGTATTGAAGATTTTACAGGCATTCGAAAATCAGGAAAAGGAGTCATCATTGGTCTTTTAGGTCATTTTACGATTATGCCTATTACTGGTTTTATTCTGGCAAAAACCTTCCACTTCGAACCCGAAATTGCCGCGGGAATTATACTAATTGGTTCTTGCAGCAGCGGTTTAGCTTCGAATGTAATGACCTATATTGCCAAAGGAAACCTGGTTTTATCCGTTACAGTAACTGCTATTTCAACCTTGGCAGCTCCTGTTATGACTCCGTTTTTAATGAAAATATTTGCCGGAACTATGGTCGAAGTACAGTTTTTTAATATGATGATGGAAATTATCAAGATTGTACTAGTTCCATTAGCAGCCGCTATGATTCATGACATTCTTAAAAACTACGGAGAAACAGCCCGAAAAAGAATTGATTTCTTAACTATACTATCTGCAATTTGGCTAATAACCTTATTCTTTTTTAGCAATTCGTTAAGCTATGAAACCGATAGCACTGTTGGTCATTTAATTGAAATCAGTTGCTTTATAGCCGGAGCGTTTTTAGTAGGGAAAGCTTATCATTTAGTCTATAAGGCTTATCCAAAAATTGATAGTTTAATGCCCTATTTTTCGATGTTTGGAATCATTTATTTCACCTTGGTAACCACCGCTGCCGGCAGGGATAATTTAATTCAAATAGGCTTTATCCTTTTCCTGGTTGCTATCTTACATAATAGTGCCGGTTATTTCTTTGGTTATTACCTGAGTCGTATTTGTGGATTAGACAAAAGCAGTAGTCGCACCATCGCTTTTGAAGTTGGTTTACAAAACGGAGGAATGGCTTCGGGACTTGCCGGATCCATGGGAAAATTAGCCACCGTAGGTTTGGCATCAGCTGTATTTAGTCCGTGGATGAATGTTTCAGGTTCTTTATTAGCCAATTATTGGAGAAAAAAAGCAGAGGTTGAAGAAACAACACAAACTAGTTTAGTTAACTCCTAA
- a CDS encoding Gfo/Idh/MocA family oxidoreductase — MDVTRRKFLTSLSMLAAYTAFPLSSFDFDSTKKLRIVLVGTGIRGISFWGKRLVQEYSDILEFVGLSDINPGRLEYAKKFMGVNCPTFANFDDMLKKTKPDLIIVTTKDSTHHQFIVKGLESGYDVLTEKPMTTDENKCQEILNAEKKSGKNLIVGFNYRWSPYSTKIKELLANNTIGKITSVDFHWYLNTYHGASYFRRWHGQKESGGSLWVHKATHHFDLLNWWLDSDPTEVFALGDLEHYGKANPFRGKNCRNCDHKTTCDYYYDITKDQQAMDLYVANEKYDGYIRDNCLFREEIDIYDKMSAQIKYANNAIVNYSLTTYSPFEGWRLAFNGTKGRIEASLDIPYDKKTKVDQAEMHAKEMEQSALEEANHETIIVHKLWKDFEKVTVPTEKGGHGGGDQRLHDKIFRTAGTADPYERSAGSRDGAMSVLIGIAARNSIETGNPIKITDLTDLTPMPNRDK; from the coding sequence ATGGATGTCACAAGAAGAAAATTTTTAACGTCTTTAAGCATGCTTGCAGCTTATACAGCATTTCCTCTCAGTTCTTTTGATTTTGATAGTACTAAAAAACTTCGAATTGTCCTTGTTGGAACTGGAATCAGAGGCATTAGTTTCTGGGGTAAAAGATTAGTTCAGGAATATTCAGATATTCTTGAATTTGTAGGCCTCAGTGACATTAATCCGGGAAGATTGGAATATGCAAAAAAGTTCATGGGGGTGAACTGCCCTACTTTTGCAAATTTTGACGATATGCTCAAAAAGACCAAACCTGATTTAATTATTGTTACCACAAAAGATTCCACACACCATCAGTTTATCGTTAAAGGATTAGAATCAGGTTATGATGTACTTACCGAAAAACCGATGACCACCGATGAAAATAAATGCCAGGAAATTCTAAATGCTGAAAAAAAATCAGGTAAAAATCTGATTGTAGGCTTTAATTACAGATGGAGTCCTTATAGCACTAAAATAAAAGAACTATTAGCCAATAATACGATTGGAAAAATCACTTCTGTTGATTTCCATTGGTATCTAAACACCTATCATGGCGCTTCCTATTTCAGAAGATGGCATGGTCAAAAAGAAAGCGGAGGCTCACTTTGGGTACACAAAGCTACACACCATTTTGATTTATTAAATTGGTGGCTTGATTCTGATCCAACTGAAGTTTTTGCCCTGGGCGATTTAGAACATTATGGAAAAGCAAATCCATTTAGAGGTAAAAACTGTAGAAATTGCGATCATAAAACAACTTGCGATTACTATTATGACATTACCAAAGACCAGCAAGCTATGGATTTATATGTAGCCAATGAAAAATACGATGGCTACATCAGGGATAACTGCCTTTTCAGGGAAGAAATTGATATTTATGATAAAATGTCTGCACAAATAAAATATGCCAACAATGCTATTGTAAACTACTCTCTTACCACCTACTCCCCTTTTGAAGGCTGGAGATTAGCTTTTAACGGAACCAAAGGACGAATAGAAGCATCTTTAGATATTCCTTACGATAAAAAAACAAAGGTGGATCAGGCTGAAATGCATGCCAAAGAAATGGAACAATCGGCATTGGAAGAAGCAAACCATGAAACCATTATAGTGCATAAACTTTGGAAAGATTTTGAAAAAGTGACTGTCCCAACAGAGAAAGGCGGACACGGAGGTGGAGATCAACGTTTACATGATAAAATATTCCGAACAGCTGGTACTGCTGATCCATATGAACGATCTGCAGGAAGCAGGGACGGTGCTATGTCTGTTCTAATCGGTATCGCAGCCCGAAACAGTATTGAAACCGGAAATCCCATAAAAATTACCGATTTAACCGATTTGACACCTATGCCAAATAGGGATAAATAA